TGGATCACTATAATCGACCTGTGCACCTTTATCCTGCAGTATTTCCATCAGTTTAAGAGAAGGGCTTTCACGCAGGTCATCAATATCCTTTTTATATGCAGCACCCAATATGAGTATTGACGACCCTTTCAGGCTCTTCTGCCTTGTATTAAGAGCATCCATTATTTTCTGCACGACAAAATACGGCATATCAGTATTAATTTCACCGGCAAGTTCTATGAACCTTGTAGGCATATCAAACTCTTTGGCTTTATAAGTCAGATAAAATGGGTCAATGGGTATGCAATGCCCGCCAAGACCAGGCCCCGGGTAAAAGGGCATAAACCCGAAAGGTTTTGTGGACGCTGCTTCAATAACTTCCCACACATCTATTCCCATCCTGTCAAAAATTAATTTCATCTCATTTACAAGAGCTATATTAACACTGCGGAATATATTTTCCAGAAGTTTTGTTGCCTCTGCAGTCTGGCTTGTAGATACAGGCACAGTCTTAATAATTACCTGATCGTAAAGAGCTGTTGCATATTTCCTGCTTAAAGGATCGTTAGCCCCTACAACCTTAGGTATTGTTTTTGTCGTATATGTAGGATTATTGGGATCTTCCCTTTCAGGAGAGAAAGCCAGATAAAAATCATCCGGATATTTTAATCCGGACTCTTCAAGAACCGGC
Above is a genomic segment from bacterium containing:
- a CDS encoding nucleotide sugar dehydrogenase, which translates into the protein PVLEESGLKYPDDFYLAFSPEREDPNNPTYTTKTIPKVVGANDPLSRKYATALYDQVIIKTVPVSTSQTAEATKLLENIFRSVNIALVNEMKLIFDRMGIDVWEVIEAASTKPFGFMPFYPGPGLGGHCIPIDPFYLTYKAKEFDMPTRFIELAGEINTDMPYFVVQKIMDALNTRQKSLKGSSILILGAAYKKDIDDLRESPSLKLMEILQDKGAQVDYSDPYIPVLPKVRKYDFNKESVELTKEALSSYDAVLIATAHSSFDYDFIVKNSDLVIDTRNATKSSVDGKDKIVKA